One region of Zootoca vivipara chromosome 7, rZooViv1.1, whole genome shotgun sequence genomic DNA includes:
- the ZNF831 gene encoding zinc finger protein 831: MEAQRLPCPPVSLKDQPVQLSCLQAVPAASNLSLSPVVLQPEQGVSQTIYLKALTIPLYQPTRGECHHPNNRLPTGRTSINLDSTNMPLIVSPVLQSEGADQLQAVIQKQPRTINIISGLSVLPQNPSPGVPLGSPGKSKSAGKYLCKHCGRDCLKPSVLEKHMRSHTGERPFPCTTCGIAFKTQSNLYKHRRSQTHVNNARQPSESDNSSTLEENEKVSESVGALQTTKANDRNCDQPRTVIKQAISESTDVLTREKHLPDASLPAVNALFLGSENQWMTTDNFYHGGLNQNALERQTMKDPLNSLQRRKIQDQRSPTVSKHSQLQRQQATYSEKLWDGRSPDYKLKKCESTDSGYLSRSDSVEQQMLSPSPLHSLCEHSIESESDTAISNLRYTAGNSSKVDLAEKAPGALTFEKKKLEEHISKLISQNKAVVDDTQLDNVRPRKTVLSKQGSIDLPMPYTYKDSFHFDIRPVDINRKKNLSLFSAKSIFTPVERSKPLFFHSVPTQFSTTIDCVPVTRSNSLPFVESTRRVQDQIDSSKLTSFTRMSPNTSFSGLLHSNNFAASTAGFPNSHPRALVRQVAVDDLLLSNVIESSSPSEEMKGAKKPGAGVEGANTKHKKPSKKKIKMFSQEKWQVYGDETFKKIYQKMKSSQMTKKPKENKTDISSIHLDAKETTSQEGITLPREDRSATMVAISAKVNTEELKGHSISSPILQCVSLQESSRSFAESMETSSTVSDYEHSDMTKTLLEHRCKELGVSEEESNSNTQFQPLSTSCELKFPLQQATDQETVASLNIASLHNTSSEETITQEEFIKLLPPLHDDILTHKGEDTGGKESFQLEQGGLPSHQCNSSELMQVLQKLPSERKKLKVDKLKTKENTKLRVNIGHSSSAERIVKPLDHYKLLNMVAPVSVNLSVKGEKQSGTVGVNTSGGNMKYEEAVKYSIMVSNKNDVANLTDKASVSAFSFSEQLKAGIKKEHTCNSSALQKLTENPCRMITGTEMSRQSGDTAPPHTQHIVVDQAAPHLKKNEFLPKYILKCAQEVNSTDLPLILAGVSKEMPCISLPCTSTDSSSLASNNRSVGTSSTDVFLCPLQLELSHPNRTKELKREVHTTLKSLVVCSSAILETTSITTRLDRRCHLQNVKQKEKTKDEEKGANNRDHLGDQKLPQEGDGRVIVCTSQMPGGEICFTSMYRGGFLISSDMTGQSPALQLIHSGNSSVLSVSSLVERAVFCGNTDTKISEWQSAVNPFPGFQDLPSCSVDSSKCLCHSSDMFYCHVLCTQQKEVCTLSQLSVVSRAGNLKVPSLNISFPTLNAEPQLTWCCLSRNLPLPVEQLEKKYSAYSSLHTCKNESMVSKCSLSFCQMKSTKKAASQGLTTGTPKAPVTCFSQKQQIEQQYFTTTGFDVLLKDIPEAEEAKEKLNKVRGLTTNKGKRSRKRKKMKISQK; this comes from the exons ATGGAGGCACAGAGACTTCCTTGTCCTCCGGTGTCACTAAAAGATCAGCCAGTTCAGCTCTCTTGCCTTCAAGCAGTGCCAGCTGCATCAAATCTCTCACTGAGTCCGGTGGTCCTTCAGCCAGAACAAGGTGTCTCCCAGACTATATATCTGAAAGCCCTTACCATACCACTTTATCAACCTACCCGGGGAGAATGTCATCATCCAAACAACAGGCTGCCCACAGGCCGAACCAGTATCAACTTAGACAGCACTAATATGCCTTTAATTGTAAGCCCAGTTTTACAATCAGAGGGGGCAGATCAACTTCAGGCAGTCATTCAGAAGCAACCTAGGACAATAAATATAATTAGTGGTTTATCGGTTTTGCCACAGAATCCTTCTCCAGGCGTGCCACTTGGAAGCCCAGGGAAATCCAAAAGTGCTGGGAAGTACCTTTGTAAACATTGTGGCCGTGATTGCCTAAAACCAAGTGTTCTTGAGAAACACATGCGCTCACATACAGGTGAGAGACCTTTTCCGTGTACTACGTGTGGCATTGCATTTAAAACGCAAAGCAATCTGTATAAACATAGGAGATCCCAAACACATGTAAACAATGCCAGGCAGCCCTCAGAATCTGACAACAGTAGTACATTAGAAGAGAATGAGAAGGTGTCTGAAAGTGTTGGAGCTCTCCAGACAACAAAAGCCAATGATAGAAACTGTGACCAGCCAAGGACAGTGATTAAACAAGCCATTTCAGAGTCCACAGATGTGTTAACTAGGGAGAAGCATCTTCCTGATGCTTCTTTGCCAGCAGTGAATGCTTTATTCCTTGGATCTGAAAACCAGTGGATGACAACAGACAACTTCTATCATGGAGGGCTAAATCAGAATGCCCTTGAGAGACAGACCATGAAAGATCCATTGAATTCACTCCAGAGAAGAAAGATCCAGGATCAAAGGTCTCCAACTGTCAGTAAGCACAGTCAGCTACAGAGGCAGCAAGCCACGTACTCTGAGAAGCTATGGGACGGCAGATCTCCAGACTACAAACTGAAGAAATGTGAAAGCACTGACTCAGGATACCTGTCACGTTCTGATAGTGTGGAACAGCAGATGCTGTCTCCCAGCCCCCTGCACAGTCTTTGTGAGCACAGCATAGAGTCAGAAAGTGATACAGCCATTAGCAACCTCAGGTACACAGCAGGAAATAGCTCAAAAGTAGATTTGGCTGAGAAAGCACCAGGAGCCTTAACATTTGAGAAAAAGAAATTGGAGGAGCATATCTCAAAGCTAATATCTCAAAATAAAGCTGTGGTGGATGACACCCAACTGGACAATGTTAGACCCAGGAAAACAGTCCTGTCCAAGCAGGGCAGCATTGACTTGCCGATGCCTTATACGTATAAAGACTCGTTCCATTTTGACATACGGCCTGTTGAcataaacagaaaaaagaatcTTTCTCTGTTCTCAGCCAAGTCTATATTCACACCTGTGGAAAGATCAAAGCCATTGTTTTTTCACTCGGTCCCCACTCAGTTCTCTACGACAATTGATTGCGTGCCTGTTACCAGAAGTAACTCTTTGCCTTTTGTTGAGAGTACTAGGAGGGTACAGGATCAAATAGATAGTTCAAAATTAACGTCTTTCACTAGAATGTCCCCAAACACAAGTTTTTCTGGTTTATTGCATAGCAACAACTTTGCTGCAAGTACAGCAGGTTTTCCTAACAGCCACCCCCGAGCACTTGTCAGGCAGGTGGCAGTAGATGACTTACTGCTAAGTAATGTAATTGAATCTTCATCTCCTTCGGAAGAGATGAAAGGTGCTAAAAAGCCTGGAGCTGGGGTAGAAGGAGCAAACACAAAGCATAAGAaacccagtaaaaaaaaaattaaaatgttctcTCAGGAAAAATGGCAGGTTTATGGGGATGAGACATTTAAGAAAATctaccagaaaatgaaaagcagtcAAATGACCAAGAAACCAAAGGAAAATAAGACAGATATTTCAAGCATCCATTTGGATGCCAAGGAAACAACTAGTCAGGAGGGAATTACTCTGCCAAGAGAAGACAGAAGCGCCACAATGGTAGCCATTTCTGCAAAAGTGAATACTGAAGAATTGAAAGGCCATTCCATCAGTAGTCCTATATTGCAATGTGTTTCCTTACAGGAGAGTTCAAGGAGCTTTGCAGAATCAATGGAAACATCAAGTACTGTCAGTGATTATGAACACAGTGATATGACTAAAACACTTCTTGAACACAGATGCAAAGAATTGGGTGTTTCAGAGGAAGAATCAAATAGCAACACTCAGTTCCAGCCTTTAAGTACCAGTTGTGAGCTGAAGTTCCCACTTCAGCAAGCCACAGATCAAGAGACTGTTGCCTCATTAAACATTGCTAGCTTGCATAATACTAGCTCAGAGGAGACAATCACACAAGAGGAATTTATTAAACTTTTGCCCCCATTACATGATGATATTTTGACCCACAAAGGAGAAGATACTGGTGGAAAAGAAAGCTTTCAACTTGAGCAGGGGGGCTTGCCATCACACCAGTGCAACAGCAGTGAGCTAATGCAGGTACTTCAAAAGTTACCCTCGGAGAGAAAGAAGTTAAAAGTGGATAAACTGAAGaccaaagaaaatacaaaactaaGAGTCAATATTGGTCACAGCAGCTCAGCGGAGAGAATTGTGAAACCGCTAGACCATTACAAACTTCTTAATATGGTTGCTCCAGTATCAGTAAATCTCTCAGTTAAAGGAGAAAAGCAGTCAGGAACAGTAGGAGTAAATACATCAGGTGGCAACATGAAATATGAGGAAGCAGTCAAATATTCCATAATGGTTTCTAATAAGAATGATGTTGCTAATCTCACTGATAAAGCAAGTGTAtcagcattttcattttctgaacAACTCAAGGCCGGGATAAAAAAGGAGCACACCTGTAATTCATCTGCTTTACAAAAACTGACAGAAAACCCATGTCGGATGATAACGGGGACAGAAATGTCACGTCAGAGTGGAGATACAGCACCACCCCACACACAGCATATAGTAGTTGACCAAGCAGCTCCACATCTAAAGAAAAATGAATTTCTCCCAAAGTATATCCTAAAATGTGCACAAGAAGTGAATAGTACAGACCTGCCATTAATTCTAGCAGGAGTGTCAAAGGAAATGCCCTGTATTTCACTGCCCTGCACGTCAACTGACTCCTCTTCCCTTGCCAGTAACAATAGATCGGTTGGAACCAGCTCCACAGATGTATTTTTGTGCCCTTTGCAATTGGAACTGAGTCATCCAAACAGAACAAAAGAGCTAAAAAGGGAAGTACACACAACGCTGAAGTCTCTGGTAGTTTGCTCATCAGCTATCCTAGAAACAACCAGCATCACAACCAGGTTAGACAGAAGATGCCATCTTCAGAATGTCAAGCAGAAGGAGAAGACGAAAGATGAGGAGAAAGGAGCCAATAACAGAGACCATTTAGGTGATCAAAAGCTGCCACAGGAGGGCGATGGACGTGTGATTGTTTGTACATCACAGATGCCagggggggaaatatgctttACATCTATGTATAGAGGAGGGTTTCTTATATCTTCGGACATGACAGGGCAGAGTCCCGCCCTTCAGTTAATACACTCAGGGAACAGTTCGGTTCTATCTGTGTCTTCATTGGTGGAAAGGGCAGTTTTTTGTGGCAACACAGACACAAAAATATCAGAATGGCAATCGGCTGTTAACCCTTTCCCAGGATTTCAAGATCTGCCCAGCTGTTCGGTTGATAGTTCCAAATGCCTTTGCCATTCCTCGGACATGTTTTATTGCCATGTGCTCTGTACCCAACAAAAGGAAGTCTGCACTCTGTCCCAATTAAGTGTAGTTTCTCGTGCAGGAAACTTGAAAGTTCCAAGCTTGAATATATCCTTCCCAACTTTAAATGCGGAGCCTCAGTTAACGTGGTGTTGCTTATCTAGAAACCTCCCTCTTCCTGTTGAGCAGCTGGAGAAGAAATATTCTGCTTATTCTTCCCTGCATACCTGCAAAAATGAAAGCATGGTGTCAAAATGTAGTCTTTCCTTTTGCCAAATGAAAAGTACCAAGAAGGCTGCTAGCCAAGGCTTGACGACTGGGACCCCCAAAGCACCAGTCACTTGCTTTTCACAGAAGCAGCAGATAGAGCAG cagTACTTTACAACAACTGGATTTGATGTGCTGTTAAAAGACA